In Metasolibacillus fluoroglycofenilyticus, a single genomic region encodes these proteins:
- the gyrB gene encoding DNA topoisomerase (ATP-hydrolyzing) subunit B — protein MSLEEKDVQQQTYDADQIQVLEGLEAVRKRPGMYIGSTSSKGLHHLVWEIVDNSIDEALAGFCTDITVAIEKDNWIRVEDNGRGIPVSIQEKMGLPAVEVIMTVLHAGGKFGGGGYKVSGGLHGVGASVVNALSIETEVYVKRDGHIHSIKFSRGRTVQPLTVVGDTTETGTMTRFKADADIFTETTVYEFDILATRVRELAYLNRGIRLTIADEREDEVRSTTYHYEGGIRSYVEHLNANKEPLHEPIDVHGEKDGIAVEIAMQYNAGFSSTIMSFANNINTYEGGTHESGFKMALTRVINDYARKNGLLKEADTNLTGEDVREGLTAIVSIKHPDPQFEGQTKTKLGNSEVSQITNALFSDGFERFMLENPTVARQIVEKGLMAARARVAAKKAREFTRRKSALEVSSLPGKLADCSSTNPAECEIYIVEGDSAGGSAKSGRDRHFQAILPLRGKILNVEKARLDRILSNAEIRAMITAFGTGIGEEFNLEKARYHKIIIMTDADVDGAHIRVLLLTFFFRFMRPLIEAGYVYAAKPPLYQVKQGKHVEYCYSDAELEEILNRLSSVPKPNVQRYKGLGEMNAEQLWETTMDPEHRTLIRVELDDAIEADRIFDQLMGDDVEPRRHFIEENAVYADLDI, from the coding sequence GTGTCTTTAGAAGAAAAAGACGTTCAGCAGCAGACATATGATGCTGACCAAATACAAGTATTAGAGGGCTTGGAAGCAGTTCGTAAACGCCCTGGTATGTATATCGGTTCTACAAGTTCAAAGGGGCTACATCATTTAGTATGGGAAATCGTTGATAATAGTATTGACGAGGCGCTTGCTGGTTTTTGTACGGATATTACAGTAGCAATTGAGAAGGATAACTGGATTCGCGTAGAAGATAATGGCCGTGGTATTCCTGTAAGCATTCAGGAGAAAATGGGTTTACCAGCTGTTGAAGTTATTATGACTGTGCTACATGCTGGAGGGAAATTTGGCGGTGGCGGTTATAAAGTATCAGGTGGTCTACACGGTGTAGGTGCTTCTGTTGTGAACGCATTATCTATTGAAACTGAGGTTTATGTAAAGCGTGACGGTCATATACACAGCATTAAATTTTCTCGTGGACGTACTGTGCAGCCACTAACGGTTGTCGGTGATACGACTGAAACAGGAACAATGACACGCTTCAAGGCGGACGCCGATATTTTTACTGAAACGACTGTTTATGAATTTGATATTTTAGCTACACGTGTGCGTGAATTAGCGTACTTAAATCGTGGAATTCGTTTAACAATTGCGGATGAGCGTGAGGATGAAGTACGTTCAACTACATATCACTATGAAGGTGGTATACGCTCATATGTTGAGCATCTAAATGCCAATAAAGAGCCACTTCATGAGCCGATTGATGTACATGGAGAAAAGGACGGAATTGCCGTTGAAATTGCTATGCAATATAATGCAGGCTTCTCTTCTACGATTATGTCGTTCGCCAATAATATTAATACGTATGAGGGCGGTACACATGAATCCGGCTTTAAAATGGCTTTGACGCGTGTTATTAATGATTATGCACGTAAAAACGGTCTACTAAAAGAGGCTGACACTAATTTAACAGGTGAGGATGTGCGAGAAGGTTTAACGGCCATCGTATCTATTAAGCACCCAGATCCTCAGTTTGAAGGACAAACGAAAACAAAATTAGGTAACTCAGAAGTAAGCCAAATTACGAATGCTTTATTCTCAGATGGTTTTGAGCGCTTTATGCTGGAAAATCCAACTGTTGCACGTCAAATTGTTGAAAAAGGCTTAATGGCAGCTCGTGCTCGTGTTGCAGCGAAGAAAGCCCGTGAATTTACACGTCGTAAATCAGCTTTAGAAGTATCCAGCTTGCCCGGGAAACTGGCAGACTGTTCTTCTACAAATCCCGCTGAATGTGAAATTTATATCGTTGAGGGTGATTCTGCTGGTGGTTCAGCGAAAAGTGGTCGCGACCGTCATTTCCAAGCGATATTGCCTTTGCGCGGGAAAATTTTAAACGTAGAAAAAGCACGCTTGGATCGAATTCTTTCGAACGCTGAAATTCGCGCAATGATTACTGCCTTTGGTACAGGAATCGGAGAAGAATTTAATTTAGAAAAAGCGCGTTATCATAAAATTATTATTATGACAGATGCCGATGTTGATGGTGCACATATCCGTGTACTGTTATTAACATTTTTCTTCCGCTTTATGCGCCCGCTGATTGAGGCTGGCTATGTCTATGCAGCTAAACCACCACTATATCAGGTGAAGCAAGGGAAGCATGTAGAGTATTGCTATTCAGATGCAGAGCTAGAAGAAATTTTAAATCGATTATCAAGTGTACCAAAACCAAACGTACAGCGTTATAAAGGTTTAGGTGAAATGAATGCGGAGCAATTATGGGAAACGACAATGGACCCAGAGCATCGTACATTAATTCGTGTTGAATTGGATGATGCGATTGAGGCGGATCGAATTTTTGATCAATTGATGGGGGATGACGTTGAACCACGCCGTCATTTCATTGAAGAAAATGCTGTTTATGCAGATTTAGATATTTAA